One genomic segment of Mastomys coucha isolate ucsf_1 unplaced genomic scaffold, UCSF_Mcou_1 pScaffold22, whole genome shotgun sequence includes these proteins:
- the LOC116068477 gene encoding zinc finger protein 11 isoform X2: protein MLKNYRNLVFLGLAVCKPSLVTLLEQRQEPWDVKGQESGTMYPENISDCNNSVKDFEQQPQLTIHQCGHREKPYKHEEGDESASDQHVRVHKGDMPYICKDCGKAFKYRSVLHQHHILHTAARPYKCKECGKAFKRSRNLAQHQVTHKREKPHKCEECGRAFTTLSVLTQHRITHTGEKPFKCKECGRAFKYNSTLTQHEVIHTEAKPYECQECGKAFKRSHTLSQHQVIHKGEKPHKCEECGKAFSKHSSLTQHQVIHTGEKPYQCRECGKAFRYQSTLTRHQIVHTGAKPYKCPECGKAFNNSSTLSRHQIIHTGEKPYKCQECGRAFYCSSFLIQHMKIHFEEMPYRCKECGKPFRLSSQLIRHQRIHTGEEPYICKECGKTFKYQSNLTRHQILHTGAKPYKCSECGKAFNNSSTLTRHQIIHTGEKPYKCQECGKAFYCSSYLIQHMKIHFEEIPYRCKECGKPFKCSSQLIRHQRIHSGEKPYICKECGKAFNCTSYLTKHQRIHTGEKPYVCKECGKAFNCSSYLSKHQRIHIGDRLYKCKDCGKAYYFSSQLNRHQRIHTGEKPYVCQECGKAFNCSSYLNKHQRIHIVEKPYVCKECGKAFNCSSYLTKHQRIHTGDRLYKCKECGKAYYFSSQLNRHQRIHTREKPYRCKECGKAFTTSSSLERHQGTHTLLRPNSV, encoded by the coding sequence AGAATATTTCTGACTGTAACAACTCTGTAAAAGACTTTGAACAACAGCCACAACTTACCATCCATCAGTGTGGGCACAGAGAGAAgccatacaagcatgaagaaGGTGATGAATCAGCTTCCGATCAGCATGTCAGGGTGCATAAAGGAGACATGCCCTATATATGCAAAGACTGCGGGAAAGCCTTTAAATACCGCTCAGTCCTCCACCAACACCATATACTTCACACGGCTGCAAGACCCTACAAATGTAAAGAGTGCGGCAAGGCTTTCAAGAGAAGTAGAAACCTCGCTCAGCACCAGGtgacacacaagagagagaaacCACACAAATGTGAAGAATGCGGCAGAGCCTTTACTACGCTCTCTGTCCTTACTCAACACCGTATCACCCACACCGGAGAGAAGCCCTTCAAGTGTAAAGAATGCGGCAGAGCCTTTAAATATAACTCAACCCTTACTCAGCATGAAGTCATTCATACTGAAGCCAAACCCTACGAATGTCAGgaatgtggcaaagccttcaAGAGAAGCCACACACTCAGTCAACACCAGGTCATTCATAAAGGAGAGAAACCGCACAAGTGCGAAGAGTGTGGCAAGGCCTTCAGTAAGCATTCGTCTCTTACACAACACCAGGTCATCCACACTGGAGAAAAGCCCTATCAGTGCAGAGAGTGTGGGAAAGCATTCAGGTATCAGTCAACCCTTACCCGGCATCAAATTGTTCATACAGGCGCCAAACCCTACAAATGTCCAGAGTGTGGCAAGGCCTTCAATAACAGTTCGACCCTTAGTCGGCACCAGATaatccacacaggagagaagccctacaAGTGTCAGGAGTGTGGCAGGGCCTTTTACTGCTCCTCTTTCTTGATCCAGCACATGAAGATTCATTTCGAAGAGATGCCGTACAGGTGCAAAGAGTGTGGTAAGCCCTTCAGGCTCTCCTCCCAGCTTATCCGACACCAGAGAATCCACACCGGGGAGGAGCCCTACATATGTAAAGAGTGTGGCAAAACCTTCAAGTATCAGTCAAACCTTACCCGTCACCAAATACTTCATACCGGTGCGAAACCCTACAAATGTTCAGAGTGTGGCAAGGCCTTCAATAACAGTTCAACACTCACCCGGCACCAGATAATccatacaggagagaagccctacaAATGTCAGGAGTGCGGCAAGGCCTTTTACTGCTCCTCATACTTGATCCAGCATATGAAGATCCATTTCGAAGAGATTCCCTATAGATGTAAAGAATGTGGTAAACCTTTCAAGTGTTCTTCACAGCTTATCCGACACCAGAGAATCCAtagtggagagaaaccctatatatGTAAGGAATGTGGCAAGGCCTTCAACTGTACTTCATATCTTACTAAGCATCAGAGGATCCATACTGGGGAGAAACCCTACGTATGTAAGGAGTGTGGCAAGGCCTTCAACTGTTCTTCCTATCTCTCTAAACACCAGAGAATTCATATTGGAGACAGACTCTATAAATGTAAAGACTGTGGCAAGGCCTACTACTTTTCCTCACAACTTAATCGACATCAGAGGATCCATACTGGCGAGAAACCCTATGTATGTCAGGAGTGTGGCAAGGCCTTCAACTGTTCTTCATACCTTAATAAGCATCAGCGGATCCATATTGTAGAAAAACCCTATGTGTGCAAAGAATGTGGCAAAGCTTTTAACTGTTCCTCATACCTTACTAAGCACCAGAGGATCCATACTGGAGACAGGTTATACAAATGCAAAGAGTGTGGCAAGGCCTACTACTTTTCCTCACAGCTTAATCGACATCAGAGAATCCATaccagagagaaaccctatagATGTAAAGAATGTGGCAAGGCCTTCACTACTTCCTCCAGCCTTGAGCGACACCAGGGAACTCACACTCTACTGAGACCAAACAGTGTAtag
- the LOC116068477 gene encoding zinc finger protein 11 isoform X1 — protein MYPENISDCNNSVKDFEQQPQLTIHQCGHREKPYKHEEGDESASDQHVRVHKGDMPYICKDCGKAFKYRSVLHQHHILHTAARPYKCKECGKAFKRSRNLAQHQVTHKREKPHKCEECGRAFTTLSVLTQHRITHTGEKPFKCKECGRAFKYNSTLTQHEVIHTEAKPYECQECGKAFKRSHTLSQHQVIHKGEKPHKCEECGKAFSKHSSLTQHQVIHTGEKPYQCRECGKAFRYQSTLTRHQIVHTGAKPYKCPECGKAFNNSSTLSRHQIIHTGEKPYKCQECGRAFYCSSFLIQHMKIHFEEMPYRCKECGKPFRLSSQLIRHQRIHTGEEPYICKECGKTFKYQSNLTRHQILHTGAKPYKCSECGKAFNNSSTLTRHQIIHTGEKPYKCQECGKAFYCSSYLIQHMKIHFEEIPYRCKECGKPFKCSSQLIRHQRIHSGEKPYICKECGKAFNCTSYLTKHQRIHTGEKPYVCKECGKAFNCSSYLSKHQRIHIGDRLYKCKDCGKAYYFSSQLNRHQRIHTGEKPYVCQECGKAFNCSSYLNKHQRIHIVEKPYVCKECGKAFNCSSYLTKHQRIHTGDRLYKCKECGKAYYFSSQLNRHQRIHTREKPYRCKECGKAFTTSSSLERHQGTHTLLRPNSV, from the coding sequence AGAATATTTCTGACTGTAACAACTCTGTAAAAGACTTTGAACAACAGCCACAACTTACCATCCATCAGTGTGGGCACAGAGAGAAgccatacaagcatgaagaaGGTGATGAATCAGCTTCCGATCAGCATGTCAGGGTGCATAAAGGAGACATGCCCTATATATGCAAAGACTGCGGGAAAGCCTTTAAATACCGCTCAGTCCTCCACCAACACCATATACTTCACACGGCTGCAAGACCCTACAAATGTAAAGAGTGCGGCAAGGCTTTCAAGAGAAGTAGAAACCTCGCTCAGCACCAGGtgacacacaagagagagaaacCACACAAATGTGAAGAATGCGGCAGAGCCTTTACTACGCTCTCTGTCCTTACTCAACACCGTATCACCCACACCGGAGAGAAGCCCTTCAAGTGTAAAGAATGCGGCAGAGCCTTTAAATATAACTCAACCCTTACTCAGCATGAAGTCATTCATACTGAAGCCAAACCCTACGAATGTCAGgaatgtggcaaagccttcaAGAGAAGCCACACACTCAGTCAACACCAGGTCATTCATAAAGGAGAGAAACCGCACAAGTGCGAAGAGTGTGGCAAGGCCTTCAGTAAGCATTCGTCTCTTACACAACACCAGGTCATCCACACTGGAGAAAAGCCCTATCAGTGCAGAGAGTGTGGGAAAGCATTCAGGTATCAGTCAACCCTTACCCGGCATCAAATTGTTCATACAGGCGCCAAACCCTACAAATGTCCAGAGTGTGGCAAGGCCTTCAATAACAGTTCGACCCTTAGTCGGCACCAGATaatccacacaggagagaagccctacaAGTGTCAGGAGTGTGGCAGGGCCTTTTACTGCTCCTCTTTCTTGATCCAGCACATGAAGATTCATTTCGAAGAGATGCCGTACAGGTGCAAAGAGTGTGGTAAGCCCTTCAGGCTCTCCTCCCAGCTTATCCGACACCAGAGAATCCACACCGGGGAGGAGCCCTACATATGTAAAGAGTGTGGCAAAACCTTCAAGTATCAGTCAAACCTTACCCGTCACCAAATACTTCATACCGGTGCGAAACCCTACAAATGTTCAGAGTGTGGCAAGGCCTTCAATAACAGTTCAACACTCACCCGGCACCAGATAATccatacaggagagaagccctacaAATGTCAGGAGTGCGGCAAGGCCTTTTACTGCTCCTCATACTTGATCCAGCATATGAAGATCCATTTCGAAGAGATTCCCTATAGATGTAAAGAATGTGGTAAACCTTTCAAGTGTTCTTCACAGCTTATCCGACACCAGAGAATCCAtagtggagagaaaccctatatatGTAAGGAATGTGGCAAGGCCTTCAACTGTACTTCATATCTTACTAAGCATCAGAGGATCCATACTGGGGAGAAACCCTACGTATGTAAGGAGTGTGGCAAGGCCTTCAACTGTTCTTCCTATCTCTCTAAACACCAGAGAATTCATATTGGAGACAGACTCTATAAATGTAAAGACTGTGGCAAGGCCTACTACTTTTCCTCACAACTTAATCGACATCAGAGGATCCATACTGGCGAGAAACCCTATGTATGTCAGGAGTGTGGCAAGGCCTTCAACTGTTCTTCATACCTTAATAAGCATCAGCGGATCCATATTGTAGAAAAACCCTATGTGTGCAAAGAATGTGGCAAAGCTTTTAACTGTTCCTCATACCTTACTAAGCACCAGAGGATCCATACTGGAGACAGGTTATACAAATGCAAAGAGTGTGGCAAGGCCTACTACTTTTCCTCACAGCTTAATCGACATCAGAGAATCCATaccagagagaaaccctatagATGTAAAGAATGTGGCAAGGCCTTCACTACTTCCTCCAGCCTTGAGCGACACCAGGGAACTCACACTCTACTGAGACCAAACAGTGTAtag